The Pan troglodytes isolate AG18354 chromosome 1, NHGRI_mPanTro3-v2.0_pri, whole genome shotgun sequence genome includes a region encoding these proteins:
- the GPR153 gene encoding probable G-protein coupled receptor 153, whose translation MSDEWRLPGSAVGWLACGGLSLLANAWGILSVGAKQKKWKPLEFLLCTLAATHMLNVAVPIATYSVVQLRQQRPDFEWNEGLCKVFVSTFYTLTLATCFSVTSLSYHRMWMVCWPVNYRLSNAKKQAVHTVMGIWMVSFILSALPAVGWHDTSERFYTHGCRFIVAEIGLGFGVCFLLLVGGSVAMGVICTAIALFQTLAVQVGRQANRRAFTVPTIVVEDAQGKRRSSIDGSEPAKTSLQTTGLVTTIVFIYDCLMGFPVLVVSFSSLRADASAPWMALCVLWCSVAQALLLPVFLWACDRYRADLKAVREKCMALMANDEESDGETSLEGGISPDLVLERSLDYGYGGDFVALDRMAKYEISALEGGLPQLYPLRPLQEDKMQYLQVPPTRRFSHDDADVWAAVPLPAFLPRWGSGEDLAALAHLVLPAGPERRRASLLAFAEDAPPFRARRRSAESLLSLRPSALDSGPRRARDSPPGSPRRRPGPGPRSASASLLPDAFALTAFECEPQALRRPPGPFPAAPAAPDGADPGEAPTPPSSAQRSPGLRPAAHSHAGSLRPGLSAPWGEPGGLRAAGGGGSTSSFLSSPSESSGYATLHSDSLGSAS comes from the exons ATGAGTGATGAGTGGCGGCTGCCTGGCAGTGCAGTGGGCTGGCTGGCATGTGGGGGCCTCTCCCTGCTGGCCAATGCCTGGGGCATCCTCAGCGTTGGCGCCAAGCAGAAGAAGTGGAAGCCCTTGGAGTTCCTGCTGTGTACACTCGCGGCCACCCACATGCTAAATGTGGCCGTGCCCATCGCCACCTACTCCGTGGTGCAGCTGCGGCAGCAGCGCCCCGACTTCGAGTGGAATGAGGGTCTCTGCAAGGTCTTCGTGTCCACCTTCTACACCCTCACCCTGGCCACCTGTTTCTCTGTCACCTCCCTCTCCTACCACCGCATGTGGATGGTCTGCTGGCCTGTCAACTACCG GCTGAGCAATGCCAAGAAGCAGGCGGTGCACACAGTCATGGGTATCTGGATGGTGTCCTTCATCCTGTCGGCCCTGCCTGCCGTTGGCTGGCACGACACCAGCGAGCGCTTCTACACCCATGGCTGCCGCTTCATCGTGGCTGAGATCGGCCTGGGCTTCGGCGTCTGCTTCCTGCTGCTGGTGGGCGGCAGCGTGGCCATGGGCGTGATCTGCACAGCCATCGCCCTCTTCCAGACACTGGCCGTGCAGGTGGGGCGCCAGGCCAACCGTCGCGCCTTCACCGTGCCCACCATCGTGGTGGAGGATGCGCAGGGCAAGCGGCGCTCCTCCATCGATGGCTCGGAGCCCGCCAAAACCTCTCTGCAGACCACGGGCCTCGTGACCACCATAGTCTTCATCTACGACTGCCTCATGGGCTTCCCTGTGCTG GTGGTGAGCTTCAGCAGCCTGCGGGCCGACGCCTCAGCGCCCTGGATGGCACTCTGCGTGCTGTGGTGCTCCGTGGCCCAGGCCCTGCTGCTGCCTGTGTTCCTCTGGGCCTGCGACCGCTACCGGGCCGACCTCAAAGCTGTCCGGGAGAAGTGCATGGCCCTCATGGCCAACGACGAGGAGTCAGACGGCG agaccagcctggaaggTGGCATCTCCCCGGACCTGGTGTTGGAGCGCTCCCTGGACTATGGCTATGGAGGTGATTTTGTGGCCCTAGATAGGATGGCCAAGTATGAGATCTCCGCCCTGGAGGGGGGCCTGCCCCAGCTCTACCCACTGCGGCCCTTGCAGGAGGACAAGATGCAATACCTGCAG GTCCCGCCCACGCGGCGCTTCTCCCACGACGATGCGGACGTGTGGGCCGCCGTCCCGCTGCCCGCCTTCCTGCCGCGCTGGGGCTCCGGCGAGGACCTGGCCGCCCTGGCGCACCTGGTGCTGCCTGCCGGGCCAGAGCGGCGCCGCGCCAGCCTCCTGGCCTTCGCGGAGGACGCACCCCCGTTCCGCGCGCGCCGCCGCTCGGCCGAGAGCCTGCTGTCGCTGCGGCCCTCGGCCCTGGATAGCGGCCCGCGGCGAGCCCGCGACTCGCCCCCCGGCAGCCCGCGCCGCCGCCCCGGGCCCGGCCCCCGCTCCGCCTCGGCCTCGCTGCTGCCCGACGCCTTCGCCCTGACCGCCTTCGAGTGCGAGCCACAGGCCCTGCGCCGCCCGCCCGGGCCCTTCCCCGCTGCGCCGGCCGCCCCCGACGGCGCAGATCCCGGAGAGGCCCCGACGCCCCCAAGCAGCGCCCAGCGGAGCCCAGGGCTACGCCCCGCTGCGCACTCGCACGCCGGCTCTCTGCGCCCCGGCCTGAGCGCGCCGTGGGGCGAGCCCGGGGGGCTGCGcgcggcgggcggcggcggcagcaCCAGCAGCTTCCTGAGTTCCCCCTCCGAGTCCTCGGGCTACGCCACGCTGCACTCGGACTCGCTGGGCTCCGCGTCCTAG
- the HES3 gene encoding transcription factor HES-3 codes for MDCNMGTEPATRGSLPGNFRKISKPLMEKKRRARINVSLEQLKSLLEKHYSHQIRKRKLEKADILELSVKYMRSLQNSLQGLWPVPRGAEHPSGFRSCLPGVSQLLRRGDEVGSGLRCPLVPESAAGSTMDSAGLGQEAPALFRPCTPAVWAPAPAAGGPRSPPPLLLLPESLPGSSASVPPPQPASSRCAESPGLGLRVWRPW; via the exons ATGGACTGCAACATGGGCACGGAGCCTGCTACCCGGGGCAGCCTCCCCGGCAACTTCCGAAAG ATTTCCAAGCCGCTGATGGAGAAAAAGCGCCGGGCACGCATCAATGTGTCACTGGAGCAGCTCAAGTCGCTGCTGGAGAAACACTACTCGCACCAG ATCCGGAAGCGCAAGTTGGAGAAGGCCGACATCCTGGAGTTGAGCGTGAAGTACATGAGAAGCCTTCAGAACTCCTTGCAAG GGCTCTGGCCTGTGCCCAGGGGAGCCGAGCACCCGTCGGGCTTCCGCAGCTGCCTGCCCGGCGTGAGCCAGCTCCTTCGGCGCGGAGATGAGGTCGGCAGCGGCCTGCGCTGCCCCCTGGTGCCCGAGAGCGCCGCCGGCAGCACCATGGACAGCGCCGGGTTGGGCCAGGAGGCGCCCGCGCTGTTCCGCCCTTGCACCCCCGCCGTCTGGGCTCCTGCTCCGGCCGCCGGCGGCCCGCGGTCCCCACCacccctgctcctcctccccGAAAGTCTCCCTGGCTCGTCCGCCAGCGTCCCCCCGCCGCAGCCAGCGTCGAGTCGCTGCGCCGAGAGTCCCGGGCTGGGCCTGCGCGTGTGGCGGCCCTGGTGA